The following coding sequences are from one Arvicanthis niloticus isolate mArvNil1 chromosome 14, mArvNil1.pat.X, whole genome shotgun sequence window:
- the Brd8 gene encoding bromodomain-containing protein 8 isoform X1: protein MGFVSLNSKPRRFFSEASAEIHCLLLVKKKTFPRGTSLLVGQTDPPTLPTRHRERIHTVFPRVPRVCRKRRRRRSQNGDRDRQVSVSRAIKPFAEPGRPPDWFSQKHCASQYSELLETTETPKRKRGEKGEVVETVEDVIVRKLTAERVEELKKVIKETQERYRRLKRDAELIQAGHMDSRLDELCSDIAMKKKLEEEEAEVKRKATDAAYQARQAVKTPPRRLPTVMVRSPIDSASPGGDYPLGDLTPTTMEEATSGVTPGTLPSTPVTSFPGIPDTLPPGSAPLEAPMTPVTDDSPQKKMLGQKATPPPSPLLSELLKKGSLLPTSPRLVSESEMPVPSGHLNSTGVLLEVGGVLPMIHGGDIQPTTSAVAASPAASGAPTLSRLLEAGPTQFTAPLPSFTTVASEPPVKLVPPPVESVSQATIVMMPALPAPSSAPAVSTPESVAPVSQPEPCVPLEAVGDPHTVTVSMDSSEISMIINSIKEECFRSGVAEAPGGSKAPSIDGKEDLDLAEKMDIAVSYTGEELDFETVGDIIAIIEDKVDDHPEVLDVAAVEAALSFCEENDDPQSLPGPWEHPIQQERDKPVPLPAPEMTVKQERLDFEESENKGIHELVDIRDSGVEIKVEPTEPEPGMSGAEIVAGVGPVSSMEPPELRSQDLDEEPRSSAAGEIGEADGSSGKCDERPLSAVKTEASPESMLSPSHGSNPIEDPLEAETQHKFEMSDSLKEESGTIFGSQIKDAPGEEEEEDGVSEAASLEEPKEEDQGEGYLSEMDNEPPVSESDDGFSIHNATLQSHTLADSIPSSPASSQFSVCSEDQEAIQAQKIWKKAIMLVWRAAANHRYANVFLQPVTDDIAPGYHSIVQRPMDLSTIKKNIENGLIRSTAEFQRDIMLMFQNAVMYNSSDHDVYHMAVEMQRDVLEQIQQFLATQLIMQTSESGISAKSLRGRDSTRKQDASEKDSVPMGSPAFLLSLFDGGTRGRRCAIEADMKMKK from the exons ATGGGATTTGTCTCACTTAACTCTAAGCCTAGACGTTTCTTTTCTGAGGCTTCAGCTGAGATCCATTGTCTTTTattagttaaaaagaaaacttttcctaGAGGGACTTCGCTTCTAGTAGGGCAAACTGACCCACCCACTTTACCCACGAGGCACCGCGAACGGATTCATACAGTATTTCCCAGAGTTCCCCGCGTCTGTCGCAAGCGTAGAAGACGTCGAAGCCAAAATGGCGACCGGGACAGGCA GGTATCAGTGAGCAGAGCAATCAAGCCCTTTGCAGAACCTGGCCGGCCTCCAGACTGGTTCTCTCAAAAA caTTGTGCTTCACAGTATTCTGAGCTCTTGGAGACTACTGAGACTCCAAA gcGGAAACGGGGTGAGAAAGGAGAAGTGGTAGAAACTGTCGAAGACGTGATTGTTCGCAAACTGACTGCTGAGAGAGTTGAGGAACTGAAGAAAGTCATAAAGGAGACACAGGAGAGATACAG GCGTCTGAAAAGAGATGCAGAACTAATTCAAGCCGGGCACATGGACAGCAGACTGGATGAGCTCTGCAGTGACATTGCAAT GAAAAAGAaattggaggaggaagaggctgaaGTAAAAAGGAAGGCCACAGATGCTGCATATCAGG CTCGGCAAGCAGTGAAAACACCTCCTCGCAGGTTACCAACTGTGATGGTCCGCTCTCCTATAGACTCTGCCTCCCCGGGAGGTGACTATCCACTGGGAGACTTGACTCCAACCACTATGGAAGAGGCTACCTCTGGG GTAACCCCTGGGACTTTGCCGAGTACCCCAGTCACCTCGTTTCCTGGGATTCCTGACACCCTTCCTCCAGGCTCTGCACCCTTAGAAGCCCCCATGACCCCAGTAACAGATGATTCACCCCAGAAAAAGATGCTTGGACAGAAAGCAACTCCACCCCCCTCCCCTCTGCTGTCAGAGCTCTTGAAGAAGGGCAGCCTCCTGCCTACTAGCCCCAGACTG GTCAGTGAGAGTGAGATGCCTGTGCCCTCTGGCCATCTGAACAGCACAGGGGTGCTCCTGGAGGTAGGCGGGGTTCTTCCCATGATACATGGTGGGGACATACAGCCAACAACCAGTGCTGTGGCAGCCTCCCCTGCTGCCTCAG GTGCTCCCACTCTTTCCCGGCTTTTAGAAGCTGGTCCCACACAGTTCACcgctcctcttccttccttcactaCTGTTGCCAGTGAGCCTCCAGTTAAGCTTGTGCCACCCCCTGTAGAGTCTGTGTCCCAGGCTACCATTGTCATGATGCCTGCACTGCCAGCACCATCCTCTGCTCCGGCTGTCTCCACTCCTGAAAGTGTAGCTCCAG TGAGCCAGCCTGAGCCCTGTGTACCCCTGGAAGCTGTGGGGGATCCACATACTGTGACTGTTTCCATGGATAGCAGTGAAATCTCCATGATCATTAATTCTATCAAAGAAGAGTGTTTCCGCTCAGGGGTAGCAGAGGCTCCTGGTGGATCAAAGGCTCCAAGCATAGATGGGAAGGAAGATTTAGATCTGGCTGAGAAGATGGATATTGCTGTGTCTTACACAGGTGAAGAGTTGGACTTTGAAACAGTTGGAGACATTATTGCCATTATTGAGGACAAG GTGGATGATCACCCTGAAGTGTTGGATGTAGCAGCTGTAGAAGCAGCATTATCATTCTGTGAAGAAAATGATGATCCTCAGTCCCTGCCTGGCCCTTGGGAGCACCCTATCCAGCAGGAGCGGGACAAGCCAGTACCTCTTCCAGCACCAGAGATGACTGTCAAACAAGAGAGGCTAGACTTCGAGGAATCAGAAAACAAAGGGATCCATGAACTGGTAGACATCAGGGATTCAGGTGTTGAGATTAAGGTGGAACCGACAGAGCCAGAGCCAGGCATGTCCGGGGCTGAGATAGTAGCTGGAGTTGGTCCAGTCTCAAGTATGGAGCCACCAGAACTCAGGAGTCAAGACTTAGATGAAGAACCTAGAAGTTCTGCAGCTGGAGAGATTGGTGAGGCAGATGGTTCCAGTGGGAAATGTGATGAGAGGCCACTTTCAGCTGTGAAGACAGAG GCATCCCCTGAAAGCATGTTGTCTCCATCCCATGGCTCAAATCCTATTGAAGATCCTTTAGAGGCAGAGACTCAGCACAAGTTTGAAATGTCAG aCTCATTGAAAGAAGAATCAGGGACTATTTTTGGAAGCCAGATAAAG GATGCCccaggtgaggaggaggaagaagatggagtcAGTGAAGCAGCTAGCCTAGAAGAGCCTAAGGAAGAGGATCAAGGAGAAGGCTATTTGTCTGAGATGGATAATGAGCCCCCTGTGAGTGAAAGTGATGATGGCTTTAGTATACATAATGCCACACTGCAGTCACACACTCTGGCAGATTCCATCCCAAGCAGCCCTGCCTCCTCGCAGTT TTCTGTGTGCAGTGAAGATCAAGAAGCAATTCAGGCTCAGAAAATATGGAAGAAAGCCATCATGCTTGTATGGAGGGCTGCAGCAAATCACAG GTATGCCAATGTGTTCCTGCAACCTGTTACAGATGACATAGCTCCTGGCTACCATAGCATTGTACAGAG gccTATGGATTTGtcaactataaagaaaaacattgaaaatggACTGATCCGAAGCACAGCTGAGTTTCAGCGTGACATCATGCTGATGTTTCAGAATGCTGTTATGTACAATAGCTCAGACCATGATGTCTATCACATGGCAGTAGAGATGCAGAGAGATGTTTTGGAACAGATCCAG CAATTCTTGGCCACACAGTTGATTATGCAAACATCTGAGTCTGGAATCAGTGCTAAAAGTCTCCGGGGGAGAGACTCTACCCGAAAACAAGATGCTTCAGAGAAG GACAGTGTCCCCATGGgctctcctgccttccttctctctctcttt GATGGGGGAACCAGGGGACGACGCTGTGCCATTGAAGCAGATATGAAGATGAAGAAGTGA
- the Brd8 gene encoding bromodomain-containing protein 8 isoform X5, with amino-acid sequence MGFVSLNSKPRRFFSEASAEIHCLLLVKKKTFPRGTSLLVGQTDPPTLPTRHRERIHTVFPRVPRVCRKRRRRRSQNGDRDRQVSVSRAIKPFAEPGRPPDWFSQKHCASQYSELLETTETPKRKRGEKGEVVETVEDVIVRKLTAERVEELKKVIKETQERYRRLKRDAELIQAGHMDSRLDELCSDIAMKKKLEEEEAEVKRKATDAAYQARQAVKTPPRRLPTVMVRSPIDSASPGGDYPLGDLTPTTMEEATSGVSESEMPVPSGHLNSTGVLLEVGGVLPMIHGGDIQPTTSAVAASPAASGAPTLSRLLEAGPTQFTAPLPSFTTVASEPPVKLVPPPVESVSQATIVMMPALPAPSSAPAVSTPESVAPVSQPEPCVPLEAVGDPHTVTVSMDSSEISMIINSIKEECFRSGVAEAPGGSKAPSIDGKEDLDLAEKMDIAVSYTGEELDFETVGDIIAIIEDKVDDHPEVLDVAAVEAALSFCEENDDPQSLPGPWEHPIQQERDKPVPLPAPEMTVKQERLDFEESENKGIHELVDIRDSGVEIKVEPTEPEPGMSGAEIVAGVGPVSSMEPPELRSQDLDEEPRSSAAGEIGEADGSSGKCDERPLSAVKTEASPESMLSPSHGSNPIEDPLEAETQHKFEMSDSLKEESGTIFGSQIKDAPGEEEEEDGVSEAASLEEPKEEDQGEGYLSEMDNEPPVSESDDGFSIHNATLQSHTLADSIPSSPASSQFSVCSEDQEAIQAQKIWKKAIMLVWRAAANHRYANVFLQPVTDDIAPGYHSIVQRPMDLSTIKKNIENGLIRSTAEFQRDIMLMFQNAVMYNSSDHDVYHMAVEMQRDVLEQIQQFLATQLIMQTSESGISAKSLRGRDSTRKQDASEKDSVPMGSPAFLLSLFDGGTRGRRCAIEADMKMKK; translated from the exons ATGGGATTTGTCTCACTTAACTCTAAGCCTAGACGTTTCTTTTCTGAGGCTTCAGCTGAGATCCATTGTCTTTTattagttaaaaagaaaacttttcctaGAGGGACTTCGCTTCTAGTAGGGCAAACTGACCCACCCACTTTACCCACGAGGCACCGCGAACGGATTCATACAGTATTTCCCAGAGTTCCCCGCGTCTGTCGCAAGCGTAGAAGACGTCGAAGCCAAAATGGCGACCGGGACAGGCA GGTATCAGTGAGCAGAGCAATCAAGCCCTTTGCAGAACCTGGCCGGCCTCCAGACTGGTTCTCTCAAAAA caTTGTGCTTCACAGTATTCTGAGCTCTTGGAGACTACTGAGACTCCAAA gcGGAAACGGGGTGAGAAAGGAGAAGTGGTAGAAACTGTCGAAGACGTGATTGTTCGCAAACTGACTGCTGAGAGAGTTGAGGAACTGAAGAAAGTCATAAAGGAGACACAGGAGAGATACAG GCGTCTGAAAAGAGATGCAGAACTAATTCAAGCCGGGCACATGGACAGCAGACTGGATGAGCTCTGCAGTGACATTGCAAT GAAAAAGAaattggaggaggaagaggctgaaGTAAAAAGGAAGGCCACAGATGCTGCATATCAGG CTCGGCAAGCAGTGAAAACACCTCCTCGCAGGTTACCAACTGTGATGGTCCGCTCTCCTATAGACTCTGCCTCCCCGGGAGGTGACTATCCACTGGGAGACTTGACTCCAACCACTATGGAAGAGGCTACCTCTGGG GTCAGTGAGAGTGAGATGCCTGTGCCCTCTGGCCATCTGAACAGCACAGGGGTGCTCCTGGAGGTAGGCGGGGTTCTTCCCATGATACATGGTGGGGACATACAGCCAACAACCAGTGCTGTGGCAGCCTCCCCTGCTGCCTCAG GTGCTCCCACTCTTTCCCGGCTTTTAGAAGCTGGTCCCACACAGTTCACcgctcctcttccttccttcactaCTGTTGCCAGTGAGCCTCCAGTTAAGCTTGTGCCACCCCCTGTAGAGTCTGTGTCCCAGGCTACCATTGTCATGATGCCTGCACTGCCAGCACCATCCTCTGCTCCGGCTGTCTCCACTCCTGAAAGTGTAGCTCCAG TGAGCCAGCCTGAGCCCTGTGTACCCCTGGAAGCTGTGGGGGATCCACATACTGTGACTGTTTCCATGGATAGCAGTGAAATCTCCATGATCATTAATTCTATCAAAGAAGAGTGTTTCCGCTCAGGGGTAGCAGAGGCTCCTGGTGGATCAAAGGCTCCAAGCATAGATGGGAAGGAAGATTTAGATCTGGCTGAGAAGATGGATATTGCTGTGTCTTACACAGGTGAAGAGTTGGACTTTGAAACAGTTGGAGACATTATTGCCATTATTGAGGACAAG GTGGATGATCACCCTGAAGTGTTGGATGTAGCAGCTGTAGAAGCAGCATTATCATTCTGTGAAGAAAATGATGATCCTCAGTCCCTGCCTGGCCCTTGGGAGCACCCTATCCAGCAGGAGCGGGACAAGCCAGTACCTCTTCCAGCACCAGAGATGACTGTCAAACAAGAGAGGCTAGACTTCGAGGAATCAGAAAACAAAGGGATCCATGAACTGGTAGACATCAGGGATTCAGGTGTTGAGATTAAGGTGGAACCGACAGAGCCAGAGCCAGGCATGTCCGGGGCTGAGATAGTAGCTGGAGTTGGTCCAGTCTCAAGTATGGAGCCACCAGAACTCAGGAGTCAAGACTTAGATGAAGAACCTAGAAGTTCTGCAGCTGGAGAGATTGGTGAGGCAGATGGTTCCAGTGGGAAATGTGATGAGAGGCCACTTTCAGCTGTGAAGACAGAG GCATCCCCTGAAAGCATGTTGTCTCCATCCCATGGCTCAAATCCTATTGAAGATCCTTTAGAGGCAGAGACTCAGCACAAGTTTGAAATGTCAG aCTCATTGAAAGAAGAATCAGGGACTATTTTTGGAAGCCAGATAAAG GATGCCccaggtgaggaggaggaagaagatggagtcAGTGAAGCAGCTAGCCTAGAAGAGCCTAAGGAAGAGGATCAAGGAGAAGGCTATTTGTCTGAGATGGATAATGAGCCCCCTGTGAGTGAAAGTGATGATGGCTTTAGTATACATAATGCCACACTGCAGTCACACACTCTGGCAGATTCCATCCCAAGCAGCCCTGCCTCCTCGCAGTT TTCTGTGTGCAGTGAAGATCAAGAAGCAATTCAGGCTCAGAAAATATGGAAGAAAGCCATCATGCTTGTATGGAGGGCTGCAGCAAATCACAG GTATGCCAATGTGTTCCTGCAACCTGTTACAGATGACATAGCTCCTGGCTACCATAGCATTGTACAGAG gccTATGGATTTGtcaactataaagaaaaacattgaaaatggACTGATCCGAAGCACAGCTGAGTTTCAGCGTGACATCATGCTGATGTTTCAGAATGCTGTTATGTACAATAGCTCAGACCATGATGTCTATCACATGGCAGTAGAGATGCAGAGAGATGTTTTGGAACAGATCCAG CAATTCTTGGCCACACAGTTGATTATGCAAACATCTGAGTCTGGAATCAGTGCTAAAAGTCTCCGGGGGAGAGACTCTACCCGAAAACAAGATGCTTCAGAGAAG GACAGTGTCCCCATGGgctctcctgccttccttctctctctcttt GATGGGGGAACCAGGGGACGACGCTGTGCCATTGAAGCAGATATGAAGATGAAGAAGTGA
- the Brd8 gene encoding bromodomain-containing protein 8 isoform X2, giving the protein MGFVSLNSKPRRFFSEASAEIHCLLLVKKKTFPRGTSLLVGQTDPPTLPTRHRERIHTVFPRVPRVCRKRRRRRSQNGDRDRQVSVSRAIKPFAEPGRPPDWFSQKHCASQYSELLETTETPKRKRGEKGEVVETVEDVIVRKLTAERVEELKKVIKETQERYRRLKRDAELIQAGHMDSRLDELCSDIAMKKKLEEEEAEVKRKATDAAYQARQAVKTPPRRLPTVMVRSPIDSASPGGDYPLGDLTPTTMEEATSGVTPGTLPSTPVTSFPGIPDTLPPGSAPLEAPMTPVTDDSPQKKMLGQKATPPPSPLLSELLKKGSLLPTSPRLVSESEMPVPSGHLNSTGVLLEVGGVLPMIHGGDIQPTTSAVAASPAASGAPTLSRLLEAGPTQFTAPLPSFTTVASEPPVKLVPPPVESVSQATIVMMPALPAPSSAPAVSTPESVAPVSQPEPCVPLEAVGDPHTVTVSMDSSEISMIINSIKEECFRSGVAEAPGGSKAPSIDGKEDLDLAEKMDIAVSYTGEELDFETVGDIIAIIEDKVDDHPEVLDVAAVEAALSFCEENDDPQSLPGPWEHPIQQERDKPVPLPAPEMTVKQERLDFEESENKGIHELVDIRDSGVEIKVEPTEPEPGMSGAEIVAGVGPVSSMEPPELRSQDLDEEPRSSAAGEIGEADGSSGKCDERPLSAVKTEASPESMLSPSHGSNPIEDPLEAETQHKFEMSDSLKEESGTIFGSQIKDAPGEEEEEDGVSEAASLEEPKEEDQGEGYLSEMDNEPPVSESDDGFSIHNATLQSHTLADSIPSSPASSQFSVCSEDQEAIQAQKIWKKAIMLVWRAAANHRYANVFLQPVTDDIAPGYHSIVQRPMDLSTIKKNIENGLIRSTAEFQRDIMLMFQNAVMYNSSDHDVYHMAVEMQRDVLEQIQQFLATQLIMQTSESGISAKSLRGRDSTRKQDASEKDGGTRGRRCAIEADMKMKK; this is encoded by the exons ATGGGATTTGTCTCACTTAACTCTAAGCCTAGACGTTTCTTTTCTGAGGCTTCAGCTGAGATCCATTGTCTTTTattagttaaaaagaaaacttttcctaGAGGGACTTCGCTTCTAGTAGGGCAAACTGACCCACCCACTTTACCCACGAGGCACCGCGAACGGATTCATACAGTATTTCCCAGAGTTCCCCGCGTCTGTCGCAAGCGTAGAAGACGTCGAAGCCAAAATGGCGACCGGGACAGGCA GGTATCAGTGAGCAGAGCAATCAAGCCCTTTGCAGAACCTGGCCGGCCTCCAGACTGGTTCTCTCAAAAA caTTGTGCTTCACAGTATTCTGAGCTCTTGGAGACTACTGAGACTCCAAA gcGGAAACGGGGTGAGAAAGGAGAAGTGGTAGAAACTGTCGAAGACGTGATTGTTCGCAAACTGACTGCTGAGAGAGTTGAGGAACTGAAGAAAGTCATAAAGGAGACACAGGAGAGATACAG GCGTCTGAAAAGAGATGCAGAACTAATTCAAGCCGGGCACATGGACAGCAGACTGGATGAGCTCTGCAGTGACATTGCAAT GAAAAAGAaattggaggaggaagaggctgaaGTAAAAAGGAAGGCCACAGATGCTGCATATCAGG CTCGGCAAGCAGTGAAAACACCTCCTCGCAGGTTACCAACTGTGATGGTCCGCTCTCCTATAGACTCTGCCTCCCCGGGAGGTGACTATCCACTGGGAGACTTGACTCCAACCACTATGGAAGAGGCTACCTCTGGG GTAACCCCTGGGACTTTGCCGAGTACCCCAGTCACCTCGTTTCCTGGGATTCCTGACACCCTTCCTCCAGGCTCTGCACCCTTAGAAGCCCCCATGACCCCAGTAACAGATGATTCACCCCAGAAAAAGATGCTTGGACAGAAAGCAACTCCACCCCCCTCCCCTCTGCTGTCAGAGCTCTTGAAGAAGGGCAGCCTCCTGCCTACTAGCCCCAGACTG GTCAGTGAGAGTGAGATGCCTGTGCCCTCTGGCCATCTGAACAGCACAGGGGTGCTCCTGGAGGTAGGCGGGGTTCTTCCCATGATACATGGTGGGGACATACAGCCAACAACCAGTGCTGTGGCAGCCTCCCCTGCTGCCTCAG GTGCTCCCACTCTTTCCCGGCTTTTAGAAGCTGGTCCCACACAGTTCACcgctcctcttccttccttcactaCTGTTGCCAGTGAGCCTCCAGTTAAGCTTGTGCCACCCCCTGTAGAGTCTGTGTCCCAGGCTACCATTGTCATGATGCCTGCACTGCCAGCACCATCCTCTGCTCCGGCTGTCTCCACTCCTGAAAGTGTAGCTCCAG TGAGCCAGCCTGAGCCCTGTGTACCCCTGGAAGCTGTGGGGGATCCACATACTGTGACTGTTTCCATGGATAGCAGTGAAATCTCCATGATCATTAATTCTATCAAAGAAGAGTGTTTCCGCTCAGGGGTAGCAGAGGCTCCTGGTGGATCAAAGGCTCCAAGCATAGATGGGAAGGAAGATTTAGATCTGGCTGAGAAGATGGATATTGCTGTGTCTTACACAGGTGAAGAGTTGGACTTTGAAACAGTTGGAGACATTATTGCCATTATTGAGGACAAG GTGGATGATCACCCTGAAGTGTTGGATGTAGCAGCTGTAGAAGCAGCATTATCATTCTGTGAAGAAAATGATGATCCTCAGTCCCTGCCTGGCCCTTGGGAGCACCCTATCCAGCAGGAGCGGGACAAGCCAGTACCTCTTCCAGCACCAGAGATGACTGTCAAACAAGAGAGGCTAGACTTCGAGGAATCAGAAAACAAAGGGATCCATGAACTGGTAGACATCAGGGATTCAGGTGTTGAGATTAAGGTGGAACCGACAGAGCCAGAGCCAGGCATGTCCGGGGCTGAGATAGTAGCTGGAGTTGGTCCAGTCTCAAGTATGGAGCCACCAGAACTCAGGAGTCAAGACTTAGATGAAGAACCTAGAAGTTCTGCAGCTGGAGAGATTGGTGAGGCAGATGGTTCCAGTGGGAAATGTGATGAGAGGCCACTTTCAGCTGTGAAGACAGAG GCATCCCCTGAAAGCATGTTGTCTCCATCCCATGGCTCAAATCCTATTGAAGATCCTTTAGAGGCAGAGACTCAGCACAAGTTTGAAATGTCAG aCTCATTGAAAGAAGAATCAGGGACTATTTTTGGAAGCCAGATAAAG GATGCCccaggtgaggaggaggaagaagatggagtcAGTGAAGCAGCTAGCCTAGAAGAGCCTAAGGAAGAGGATCAAGGAGAAGGCTATTTGTCTGAGATGGATAATGAGCCCCCTGTGAGTGAAAGTGATGATGGCTTTAGTATACATAATGCCACACTGCAGTCACACACTCTGGCAGATTCCATCCCAAGCAGCCCTGCCTCCTCGCAGTT TTCTGTGTGCAGTGAAGATCAAGAAGCAATTCAGGCTCAGAAAATATGGAAGAAAGCCATCATGCTTGTATGGAGGGCTGCAGCAAATCACAG GTATGCCAATGTGTTCCTGCAACCTGTTACAGATGACATAGCTCCTGGCTACCATAGCATTGTACAGAG gccTATGGATTTGtcaactataaagaaaaacattgaaaatggACTGATCCGAAGCACAGCTGAGTTTCAGCGTGACATCATGCTGATGTTTCAGAATGCTGTTATGTACAATAGCTCAGACCATGATGTCTATCACATGGCAGTAGAGATGCAGAGAGATGTTTTGGAACAGATCCAG CAATTCTTGGCCACACAGTTGATTATGCAAACATCTGAGTCTGGAATCAGTGCTAAAAGTCTCCGGGGGAGAGACTCTACCCGAAAACAAGATGCTTCAGAGAAG GATGGGGGAACCAGGGGACGACGCTGTGCCATTGAAGCAGATATGAAGATGAAGAAGTGA